AGAACATCGTAGTTTTCGTCTCGAAAATACACCCCCGAGGCCGCGGCAACCGCGGGTTCGATCTCAACGATCACGATGCGTTCGATGCCGGGATACCGCGTGAAGACGCCGGCCGTGATCCCTGCACCGAAGCCCATTATCAACACCGACTTGGGATCGGGGTGCATCAGCGCCGGAAGGTGCCCCAGCATGCGCTGCAACCGCATGTCTTCCGGCCAGGTGGAGGCCTCGGTTTTGCCGTTGATGTGGAAGCTCCGGTATCCCTGTTCCTGGGTCCGCGACACCGCGATGGACGCGTAGCGGCCTTCGCGGGTGTGCAGGTACGCAGCCGGCTCGTTCCAGCGATCAACCTCTCGGCCGAACGCAATCATGCCGGAGTGGTTCTCCGGTATCACGGACCCTGCGATGAAAGTGGTGACGAGAGCCGCTGTTGCGGCCGTTACGCGCCCCGCACCAAGACGCGGCCAGAGCCTCGATGGTTGTGGGCGCGGCTCCGGCGCATGGGATGCGCTCAGCATCAGCGACGCGGCCAGGCCGGCACAGAGCGTCAGCAACACCTGGGCCTGGCGGGTCCCCAGCAGCGCGATGATCACGACGCTGAGCCCCAGCGCACCCAGAATCGCTCCGATGGTGTTGGCCGCATAGAGGTGTCCGACCAATTGGCCGGGATCGCGATGGGTGTGGCCGGCCGCGGCTATGGCGACCGGAAAGCTCGCGCCCCAGAACAGAGTGGCCGGAACAAGCGCCACCGCGACGCGCAGCACATCGTCCATGCCACGCAGGAACCAGCTCTCGGTCGATGCGACGAAGTGAAGGTCGGGGAGGATGGTGGTCATCGCGTAGGCGGCATAGGGAATAGCCAACACCAACATCAATTGGCAACCCACCAGCAGCCGCGCGGGGTTCTTCGAGGTCCTGCAGCCGTACGATCCCAGGGCACCGCCAGCACCGAGTCCGATCAGGAACACCGCCAGGATCACGGAAAAGGTGTAGACCGTGGTTCCCAGTAACAACGACAAGAGCCGCGTCCAGACGACCTGGCAGCCGAGAGCGGTGAGGCCGGACAACCCGATGACCACATGGACCGCCGACAGGGCCTCCCGGGGATGTTGCTCGTCTGCAGAATCCTGGGGCGCGTAAGGAGAACGCGCCGCGAGCCAGTAGGCGGCGAAGGCGATCACGAGGTTCAGGGCCACGGCAACTGCCGATGCGACGTAGACGTCGAAGGTCCTCAGGAGATAAAACCCCGCCAGGGCGGTTCCGATGACCGCGCCGACCATGTTGGCGCTATAGCACAACCCGAGACGTGAAACGCCGATGGACGTCAACCGCATCCACCGCGAGATGGCCGGCAAGGTCGCGCCCATCAGGATCGTGGGCGGCAACAGCAGGAGCGCGCACACCAGGCTACGCAACACGATCCCGCTGGTTCCGTATCCACCTGATGCCACGTACACCTGCGTCACGAACGGCAGGGCCAGCGGGATGGCAACTCCGCACAGCCCGATGCAGCACTCGATCAACGCGTAAACTTTGAGAGGGTGATACCGGACCGCAACGGCCCGGTGATACCACAAACTGCCGATACCCAGCCCGCCCATGAAAGAGCCGAGGAGGATCCCCAGCGAGAGCGTGGAGGAGCCGATGGTAAAGCGCAGCAGATGAAACCAGACGACTTCGTAGATCAAGGCTGCGGCGCCGCTGGCGACAAACAGCGTCAGCAAGAGCAGCAACACCCGGGGGTTGTCCGAAGGCTCGGGTTGCGAGCCGCGAATCAGGGTGAGGCGTGGCGATCGGGGGGACCGGGAGCTGCGGTCCGTGAATACCGGTGAGGCGTTAGGAAGTGCTCCCTGCCGTGAAGCCAACCGTCACCTCTGGCAGGTTGCTGAAAAAGTCCATCCGCGGCGTTCTCGTTCGTCGGAAATCCTCACGTACGACCCAGTACGCTCCGGTTTCCTCCTCACTGCGGCCTTGCGGCTGGAGCTTTTTGAGCAACCTGCGCGTTTGTGCAAGTCTTTCAGCGCCTGCTAGAGCGAGACAACAAGTATAGCTCACGGTTATCAACAGGGAAGTAATCACCGTCAGGCAACCTACCCGCCGCTCAAGGCCTGCACGAGTTGCACCACATCGGTTGGGCGCAAGGGGCGTGTCAGGTCAAAGACCTGCTCGCTGTTGACAAAGAACCGCATGTGCGGCCGCATCCGGTCCTGCTCGTCGATCACCCGGAATCGCAGGCCGGGGTATTGACGGTCGAGATTCGCGAGCAGGGCGGCGAGCGTTTCGCCGGACGCTTCGACCTCGCGCACCGTGGTGTAGGAGAGCAGCGGGCTTGGAATCAACACCTTCATGTGGCGAGCTGCCGACAACTCAACGCAATTCCGCGGTCTCCACTGCGTAGATTTCGGGAAGGTGTTGCGCCACGCGCGTCCACCGACGGCCTTCGTCACGGCTCATCCACAGCTCTCCGCTTGTGGTCCCGAAGTACAGTCCCACGGGATCCTGGGCGTCAGCGGCCATGGCCTGGCGTTTGACCGTCCACCAGGCTTGGCCCTTGGGCAAACCGGAATCAAGACGTTGCCAGCTCTGTCCGCCATTGCGCGTAACATAGGCGGCGGGCTTGCCGTCCGGGCTCGTGCGCGGCCACACGGTCGAGCCGTCCATGGGGAACACCCACGCAGTGTCCGCGTTGCGGGGGTGCACGACCATGGGAAACCCGATGTCTCCGACCTGTTTCGGCATGTTCTTGCCGACGCGCACCCATTCATTGGACGGCCGATCGAGTCGATAAATGCCGCAGTGATTCTGCTGGTACAGCCGGTCCGGGTTGCTCGGACAGAGCCGGACGCAATGGGGGTCGTGAAAGGCGATGTTGGTGGCGTCGAACCCCTCGACCACCTCCATGCCCTTCACCAAAGGCGTAAAGGTTCGTCCGCCGTCGACCGATTCGTGCACGCCGCCACCCGACATGGCGAAATAAAGGTGGGCGGGATCGCGCGGGTCCACGATGATCGAGTGCATCTTCGGTCCATCCGGCGTGCCGTCCTGCACCGTCCCCATCCACGTCCGGTACTGCGGATCGTCGTTGATGTAGGAAAACGGCTCCCACGTGACGCCACCGTCCTCGGACCGGAACAAGCCCTGCGGCGAAGTGCCCGCGTACCACGCGTCCGGCTCGTTCTCATGGCACGGCGTGAGCCAGAACGCATGATCGACGGCGCGCCCGCTTTCGCCATCCCGGGCCTTGTCGAACGCCGGGGGCTTGGCGGCTTCCTTCCACGTCTTGCCGAGATCCGTGGAGCGGAAGACGGTCGGACCAAGGTGACCGGTCTTGGCCGCGGCCAGGAGCGTGCGCCCGTCGCGCGGGTCGAGGACAATGTGATTGATGATGTGGCCGAGAAAGTGCGGTCCGTCGGCCCGCCATGTCCGTCGCGTCGTATCCCCGTGGAACAGCCACGCGCCCTTGCGCGTGGCCGCGAGCACCAGCACGCGGCGCGATGGGCGGGGGCGGGCGGCTCGCTTTACGCGGGCAGTGGGCTTCTGGGTTCGCGTTGCTGACTTCTTGGTCGTGCGCGCCATACGTACTCCTCTCTGTGTGGATGAATCAGTAGCGCCCGTACATCACTCGGGCCAGCGCATCGTCATCTCGGGCAACTAGCTTCGCAGGGGAATGAGCGCGCGCAGCCGCTCATCGCGCAGGTACAGCCCTCCCCAGACCAACACGCCCATCACGATCGCCATCACAAACGGCTCGCCGACTCGCACGTGGGAGGCGGTTGCGCCGCCAAGATAGCCAGTCAGCAAGATCGCCCCGAGCACGGCGGTGCGCGGAATCACGTAGAGCACGACACAGGCGAGCTCGGCGATCCCGATGCCGAGTGCGACGCTGGCAGGATATCCCAGGTGAGCGAACCCCTCGACGACTGGAGCCGGCTTCAATAATTTCATGACGCCGCTAAAGAGCAGTAGCAGGACCGGCAGGGCGGTCATACCCCATCCGGCCCAAAGCACCTTTTTGGAAACGCCAGCGGTTTGCATAAATTGCCCCCTCCATGGTGTTGCGCGCTAGGGTTGAGCGACGCTCGTGACTGCTGAGCCCAAACTCGCGAGCCCCTTTTCGAACTGGCTGCCGACCATTTCATCCATGTCCATGACCAGTCCGAAGGCCTTAGCGATGAAACTGTTCCTGCCATAGAGACTCCACGTCACGGTGGTGTGATCACCGTCGGGCTTGAACGTGAACTCCGCGGTGTTGGTGGCTTTAAAGGGCCTGAGGTATTCGAGCTTGATCCTGATCAAATCGTTGGGACGGCTTTCAGTGATCGTTGCGCGGCCTTCGCCGACTTGGTCATTTCCGGCCCAGGTGGAGACGGCGCCGGTTCCAGCCGGCGCGCCCTCGTACGTCTTTTTCATCGCGGGATCGAGTTTTGCCCACGGGGACCAGGCATCCCAATTGTGGAAATCGTTCACCTGGGCAAAGACGACCGGTGCAGAAGCCGAAATGGTGGCCGTCCGCTCGATGCGGAACTCGGACGGCTGCAAGGCCACCACGATCACCATTACCACAATAATGACCGCGAGCGCGATGAGAATCTTTTTGAGCATGGGATCCTCCTAGCTGAAAGGGCATTGAAGGCGCATTCCCCGCAGCTGCTGTGGGGGGTAAGCGGCAACGTGGAGATCGTGCCTTGCCCTTCCTCCAGTGGTCGCGACTTGTTTAGGCTTGCCCGTAGGCCTTCTCGAGAGCCTTGATGTCGATCTTCTTCATCTGCAGCGTGGCGTTCATGACTCGTTCCGACTTGGCGGGATCAGGATCGCTCAACATCTCGCCCAACACCGACGGATTGATCTGCCAAGACAAGCCGTATTTGTCCTTCAACCAGCCGCAGGGCCCTTCTTCTCCGCCGGCGGAGAGTTTCTTCCAGAGTTCGTCGACCTCTTCCTGGGTCTTGCAGTCCACGGACAGCGAGATGGCTTCGGTGAATTTGAACTGCGGGCCGCCGTTGAGGGCGATGAAGTCTTGCCCCTCGAGCTGAAATGCCACGGTCATCACCGATCCTTGCGGTCGCCCCGAGGCCTTGGCGCCTGCTTCACCATAACGAGCCACCTTGCCGATTTTAGAATGTTTGAAAATCGACACATAGAACTTGGCCGCTTCTTCGGCTTGGTGATCAAACCACAGAAACGGGGTGATTTTCTGCATGTCGTGGTCCTCCTTTTCAGCACTCCGGCATTGCAACCGGACGCACCTCGATCGCCCCGCCCGCCGGCAGCGTCGGGATGCGCGACGCGATCGCAATGGCCTCATCCAGGTCCGCGCATTCGACCAGGTGGTACCCGCCGAGTTGCTCTTTGGTCTCTGCGAAGGGCCCGTCGGTCAACACCGGCTTGCCGTTTTTCATGCGCACGGTCGTGGCTAACCTGGTTGGATGCAGTTGCGCGCCGCCGCGGAAGTTCCCGCTCTTGACCAGGCCCTGGATCACTTCTCCGTACTGCGTCATGATCTCGCCCTTCTGCGCGTCCGACAACTTCTCCCACGCATGCTCCTCGAAACAACACATCAGCATGTACTGCATGGCGTTCTCCTTTGGGATGGCACCCCGGTGCCAAGCGTGTTTCTTGCGTTATGGTCTTTGTGCTTTTGAGCGCCGCCGTTCGCTTGCCGCCACCATGTCCGTGAGGTCCGCGGCCGGGCGAATCTCGAAGGGCCCGCCCCGCACACCCGGGTGTTTCGACATCAATTGGATGGCATGGTTCAAGTCCTCGGCCTCGAGGATCAGAATGCCGCCCAACTGCTCTTTAGTTTCCGCGTACGGGCCGTCGGTAACAGATACTTTCCCGTTCTGAAACCGCAGGGTAGCGGCGTTCTGGGGGGGCTGGAGCGCTTCCCCGCCCGCAAAGTGCCCGTTTTTGCGAAGCACGTCGTCGTACGCGAAACACTCGTCGACAAACGCGTTGATCTCGCGTTCGGACATGTTTTCCCACTTTTTCGGATCCATGTAGCCCAGGCAGATGTATTTCATAGGCCCCTCCGCTTCGGTGTGTGACTCGTGGATCGCCCTGTTCACCCGTTAGTCGTTCGGGGAGCCCTCGAATCGACATCGGGACCACAATCTTTTTTTGCGGTCTCAGTGCGGCAACTCGGCCAACCGTCGCTTGAGGAACCGTTGCTCCGGTTCCTGTTGAGTAAGAGTCAACGCCTGTTGGTAGGCGGCTCGGGCGTCGGTGGTTCGCCCCAATCGCCGACAGAGATCCGCGCGCGCGGCGTGTGCCAGGTGATACTTCACGAGATCGCCGCGCCCGAGGATGGCGTCGATCAGAGCCAGCCCCGCCAGCGGCCCGTCGCGCATGGCCACGGCCACGGCGCGGTTCAACTCCACTACGGGAGACGGATTCACCCGTGCCAGCACGTCGTACCAGGCGACGATCCGGGCCCAATCTGTTGCCGCGGGATTGGGCGCTTGGGCGTGCACCGCCGCGATCGCAGCCTGCAAGGTGTACGGACCGAACCGTCGCGACGAGAGCGCCTGTTCCACCAGCGCCAGGCCCTCTGCGATGTGCTCCTGGTTCCAGAGCGAACGGTCCTGATCATCCAGCAGCACCAGGTCGCCGGTCGGCGTGGTGCGCGCGGCGCGCCGTGACTCGTGCAGCAGCATCAGCGCCAGGAGCCCGACGGCTTCGGGCTCGGGAAGCAACTCGACGAGCAGCCGCCCGAGGCGGATCGCCTCGCCCGACAGATTGTGTCTGGTCAGCGACGCCCCGGACGACGCGGCATACCCCTCGTTGAACACCAAATAAATTACCCGCAGCACCGCGTCGAGCCGATCCGGCAACTCGGACTGGCTCGGCACTTGATACGGGATGCGCGCGTCGCGAATCTTGGCTTTGGCGCGCACGATGCGTTGCGCCAGCGTGGGCGGAGGGGTCAGGAAGGCGTGGGCGATTTCCTCGGTGGTGAGGCCGCACACCTCGCGCAGGGTCAGGGCGATCTGCGCATCGGGCGACAGGGCCGGGTGGCAACAGGTGAAAACCAGCCGCAGGCGGTCGTCTTCAACGCTCTCGTCTTCCCTGTCCGCCGGGTCGGTGATCGTTGGGTCGACCGGCTCCGGGATGTCGTCCAGCGCCTCCAACCGGGCGCGGCGTCGCACGCCGTCGATGGCCTTGAACCGTCCGGTCGAGACCAGCCACGCCCGGGGATTGGCCGGCACGCCGTCAGCCGGCCACTGCTCCAACGCGGTCCGGAACGCCTCGTGCAACGCCTCCTCGGCGAGCTCGAAGTCGCCGAGCAGGCGAATCAGGGTGGCGAGCACGCGGCGCGACTCATCGCGGTAGAGTGCGTCTACCATCTCACGCACGTGCTCCAGGGCCTGCTCGCTCACTCCCGCATATTCTCACTGACCCCGGGCAATTCTCAAGTCGAGTTGGGAACTGGTCGCGCTACAACCAGCGGTTACGTCTGAACCAGACCGCCATGCCCACGCCGATGTGGGCAGGAGAACGCGGGGGGACGAGCCCCAGGACGGTCTCCGCTACGGGACCCAGCCGGGCAACGCGGCCGCCTGCTTCACCCACGTCGTCATCTGCGCCTCGTTGAGATCGTCCTCGTGGAGGTCGATCCAGCGCGCGTCCTTGCCCGTGCCTCCGGGTGGAACGGGTCGCAGCGACGTGCCGCGGAAGAAGGTCACCTTGACGTAGTGGGTGAAGACGTGGAACGACAGGAACCAACCCTGGCCCTCGATGCCGTAGAACGGCGAGTTCCACTTCACGGCCTTGCGCACGTTGGGCACGTTGCGCACGATGAGCGCGTCGAGGCGCTTCCCAATGTCGCGCTTCCAGCCCGGCATCGCGGCGATGTACGCCTGCACCGGGGCGTTGCCGTCGGCCTTGGCGATTTGCGGATTGCCGCCTGAAAGGAGTTTTACCGGCTTGGCCGTCGCGCCTGCCTTCGACGAGGACTTGGACTTCGGAGCGCCGGACCGGAGATTCTTCGCGACCGCGGCCTGGATCAAGGCCTTGAACGCCTGAGCATCGAGCACCTCTCCCTCCCCGATGTCGATGGCGCGACGCGTGTTTCCCTCGAGGCTGGAGTTGAAGAGCCCCCGAGGGTCCTGCAAGGAGGCGCCCCGGGCGAACGTCAGCTTGACCACCTGCTTGTAGGCCTCTCCCGTGCACACGATCCCGGCGTGGGACCAAACGGGCACCCCCAGTGGGTTGCTGGGCTTGATCCATTTGCACTCCTCCAGGATGTCCGGGGCCGCCTCGTGGATAAGACGGCGAACCTCCGCGAGGGTCTCGGCGCGCCAGCCACCCAGAGACCGGATCCGCTCGTCGATGAGACGAGAAGCCGCCGTCTCGGTCGCGCGCTCCGCTTCCGCATCTGGCTTGGCCTTCGCGCCTGCCTTCGGCGGGGACTTGGTGGCCGACTTGCGTGGCTTGCTTGCGCGCGACGTGCCCTTGGCCTTCGGCTCACCTTTCTTTGGTTTTAGCGCCACGGGTTATTCTCCAACTTGGTGTAACGCCCGACGGCCTGGCGATCAGCGGCCGGCGGGGCCGGTCCGCTGCCTTGGCATGTTATGCCGCATCGTTGCCCTCAAGGTTCGCCACCAGTCGCTGGAGAGAAGAAAACAGGGTCAGGGTGACCCCAATTGTTCCCCACGATCTCATTTCTCCACTGGGGATAACGTGTGGGCATCACGGGCCAGGAGCCAGCGGCCGTCGGGCTGTTCGCGGTATACCGTTATACGATGCCCGGCGAGCCGTGTCGCTTCCCCACCGGCGCGCGGGGTCACGGACAACTCGTCCCGGCTCCGCGTGTAGGCGACTTCGCCGACGACCACGACCTCTTCCAACTCGCTGATGCAACGGATCGAAAACTGTTGGTGGGCGGCCGGGAAGTTGGCAAAAAATCCTTCCCGGCCAAACGGCGCTTGGCCCGGATTGAGAAACACGACATCGTCCGCCATCAAGGTGAGTAAGCGGACAAGATCTCCGGAGTTGACGGCATTGATCCAGGTTGAATGCACCTCGCGGATTTCTCCTTCATCAGGTCCCATCTGCGGCCTCCGTCGCCAAACAGCATGATCACGCGGAAATCAGAGTGCTAAGGCTCGTCTCTTCGAGAAGCAGTAAGCCAGCGGTCCGCCTCCGCTGCATGCTGTTGCCAGGCGGCTTGAAGACATATCCTAGGCGCTGATGGGGACGCATCTTAGAAGGACCGTGCCAGAGGAGAAGGTGCGAGTCTCCACCGGCTTGAGCCTGACCCTGTTCTGAATCTGCGAGAACGCTGCCTTGCCGGAACCCAGGAAGATCGGGACATAGTAGAGGCGGTATTCGTCGATCAGGCCGGCGGATGCCAAGGCTGAGGCGAGAAGGAGCCCCCCGACGCCTATGGCCCCGCCGCCGGGCTGCGCTTTGAGTCGTGCGACTTCGGCAACCGCATCCCCTCTTATCAGCCGCGAGTTCCAGTCGACTCTTTCGAGCGTCGATGAGAAGACAAGTTTGGGGACTGGCTTCCAGATCTGAGCGTACTCAACGATGACGGCAGGCGCCGAAGGGTCCTGGTCGGCCGTTGGCCAATATCCAGCCATGAGTTCGTACATGCGGCGACCGTACAGGAGGGTATCGGTCTCGCGCTCAACGTCATTGAAATGCCTGTGGAGCTCCTCATCGGGCACGACCCAGCCGGGGTCTCCGGCCGCAGAGTCGATATAGCCATCGAGTGAGAGGGAGGTCGAGTACACGAGTTTGCGCATATCGTCCACCTTGGGAGGGGAGATCCGTCAGGCTGCCTAACGCCAGAACTAACACCCGCCGGCCTCCGACAAAACGAGCGGAGCGAGTGCGCCCCGCTGGCACCCGGTCGGGTTGAGTGATTTGTTAGGCCTGCACCGGTTTTTTTGTTAAACGCCGTGGCATATGACGGAACATTTTCCTGACCACGCGGGAGAAGAGCAGCAGCGTGTATACAAGCGGCATCAGATACCAGTATTGCTGACGCATAAAACGTCGGAAGAGACGCCTTTCCCAACGCTCCGCAACATCTTCTGGCTCTCTGTGCTCTGGCGCACTGGTCGCGTGAATGTGATGACCGAGTTCGTGGAACAGAGTTTCCGCCAAGGTCACCCTCCGAATGATTGATAGCCGCAGTGCCCATGAGGGCGTGCCTCTGAAGATCTTATCAAGGTGTAGATCTATAGTGGCCGGATGGTTCTGCTGTTCCCGAAAGTAAAGCCCAGCG
The sequence above is a segment of the Nitrospirota bacterium genome. Coding sequences within it:
- a CDS encoding SgcJ/EcaC family oxidoreductase; translated protein: MGPDEGEIREVHSTWINAVNSGDLVRLLTLMADDVVFLNPGQAPFGREGFFANFPAAHQQFSIRCISELEEVVVVGEVAYTRSRDELSVTPRAGGEATRLAGHRITVYREQPDGRWLLARDAHTLSPVEK
- a CDS encoding RNA polymerase sigma factor; translated protein: MVDALYRDESRRVLATLIRLLGDFELAEEALHEAFRTALEQWPADGVPANPRAWLVSTGRFKAIDGVRRRARLEALDDIPEPVDPTITDPADREDESVEDDRLRLVFTCCHPALSPDAQIALTLREVCGLTTEEIAHAFLTPPPTLAQRIVRAKAKIRDARIPYQVPSQSELPDRLDAVLRVIYLVFNEGYAASSGASLTRHNLSGEAIRLGRLLVELLPEPEAVGLLALMLLHESRRAARTTPTGDLVLLDDQDRSLWNQEHIAEGLALVEQALSSRRFGPYTLQAAIAAVHAQAPNPAATDWARIVAWYDVLARVNPSPVVELNRAVAVAMRDGPLAGLALIDAILGRGDLVKYHLAHAARADLCRRLGRTTDARAAYQQALTLTQQEPEQRFLKRRLAELPH
- a CDS encoding YciI family protein, which gives rise to MKYICLGYMDPKKWENMSEREINAFVDECFAYDDVLRKNGHFAGGEALQPPQNAATLRFQNGKVSVTDGPYAETKEQLGGILILEAEDLNHAIQLMSKHPGVRGGPFEIRPAADLTDMVAASERRRSKAQRP
- a CDS encoding glycosyl hydrolase — its product is MARTTKKSATRTQKPTARVKRAARPRPSRRVLVLAATRKGAWLFHGDTTRRTWRADGPHFLGHIINHIVLDPRDGRTLLAAAKTGHLGPTVFRSTDLGKTWKEAAKPPAFDKARDGESGRAVDHAFWLTPCHENEPDAWYAGTSPQGLFRSEDGGVTWEPFSYINDDPQYRTWMGTVQDGTPDGPKMHSIIVDPRDPAHLYFAMSGGGVHESVDGGRTFTPLVKGMEVVEGFDATNIAFHDPHCVRLCPSNPDRLYQQNHCGIYRLDRPSNEWVRVGKNMPKQVGDIGFPMVVHPRNADTAWVFPMDGSTVWPRTSPDGKPAAYVTRNGGQSWQRLDSGLPKGQAWWTVKRQAMAADAQDPVGLYFGTTSGELWMSRDEGRRWTRVAQHLPEIYAVETAELR
- a CDS encoding MoaD/ThiS family protein codes for the protein MKVLIPSPLLSYTTVREVEASGETLAALLANLDRQYPGLRFRVIDEQDRMRPHMRFFVNSEQVFDLTRPLRPTDVVQLVQALSGG
- a CDS encoding VOC family protein yields the protein MQKITPFLWFDHQAEEAAKFYVSIFKHSKIGKVARYGEAGAKASGRPQGSVMTVAFQLEGQDFIALNGGPQFKFTEAISLSVDCKTQEEVDELWKKLSAGGEEGPCGWLKDKYGLSWQINPSVLGEMLSDPDPAKSERVMNATLQMKKIDIKALEKAYGQA
- a CDS encoding SRPBCC family protein, which produces MLKKILIALAVIIVVMVIVVALQPSEFRIERTATISASAPVVFAQVNDFHNWDAWSPWAKLDPAMKKTYEGAPAGTGAVSTWAGNDQVGEGRATITESRPNDLIRIKLEYLRPFKATNTAEFTFKPDGDHTTVTWSLYGRNSFIAKAFGLVMDMDEMVGSQFEKGLASLGSAVTSVAQP
- a CDS encoding YciI family protein translates to MQYMLMCCFEEHAWEKLSDAQKGEIMTQYGEVIQGLVKSGNFRGGAQLHPTRLATTVRMKNGKPVLTDGPFAETKEQLGGYHLVECADLDEAIAIASRIPTLPAGGAIEVRPVAMPEC
- a CDS encoding DUF1801 domain-containing protein gives rise to the protein MALKPKKGEPKAKGTSRASKPRKSATKSPPKAGAKAKPDAEAERATETAASRLIDERIRSLGGWRAETLAEVRRLIHEAAPDILEECKWIKPSNPLGVPVWSHAGIVCTGEAYKQVVKLTFARGASLQDPRGLFNSSLEGNTRRAIDIGEGEVLDAQAFKALIQAAVAKNLRSGAPKSKSSSKAGATAKPVKLLSGGNPQIAKADGNAPVQAYIAAMPGWKRDIGKRLDALIVRNVPNVRKAVKWNSPFYGIEGQGWFLSFHVFTHYVKVTFFRGTSLRPVPPGGTGKDARWIDLHEDDLNEAQMTTWVKQAAALPGWVP
- a CDS encoding DoxX family protein; the protein is MTALPVLLLLFSGVMKLLKPAPVVEGFAHLGYPASVALGIGIAELACVVLYVIPRTAVLGAILLTGYLGGATASHVRVGEPFVMAIVMGVLVWGGLYLRDERLRALIPLRS
- a CDS encoding fused MFS/spermidine synthase, producing the protein MLLLLLTLFVASGAAALIYEVVWFHLLRFTIGSSTLSLGILLGSFMGGLGIGSLWYHRAVAVRYHPLKVYALIECCIGLCGVAIPLALPFVTQVYVASGGYGTSGIVLRSLVCALLLLPPTILMGATLPAISRWMRLTSIGVSRLGLCYSANMVGAVIGTALAGFYLLRTFDVYVASAVAVALNLVIAFAAYWLAARSPYAPQDSADEQHPREALSAVHVVIGLSGLTALGCQVVWTRLLSLLLGTTVYTFSVILAVFLIGLGAGGALGSYGCRTSKNPARLLVGCQLMLVLAIPYAAYAMTTILPDLHFVASTESWFLRGMDDVLRVAVALVPATLFWGASFPVAIAAAGHTHRDPGQLVGHLYAANTIGAILGALGLSVVIIALLGTRQAQVLLTLCAGLAASLMLSASHAPEPRPQPSRLWPRLGAGRVTAATAALVTTFIAGSVIPENHSGMIAFGREVDRWNEPAAYLHTREGRYASIAVSRTQEQGYRSFHINGKTEASTWPEDMRLQRMLGHLPALMHPDPKSVLIMGFGAGITAGVFTRYPGIERIVIVEIEPAVAAASGVYFRDENYDVLNDPRTELIYDDARHYITTTKDTFDLITTDPIHPWTKGAAALYTREFFQLGRAHLNPGGFISQWVPLYETSAAAVKSQVGTFLEVFPYGSIWNSEIDLKGYDVTLLGHVEPLVIDARELQNRLDRNEAVRRSLADVDIATSVDLLRAYAGRRDDVMGWLEDYQPNLDRNLRLEYLAGEALNRYDEGKIYDRMTARLRYPDGFFRLHPESEGRLRRTFSDRYGTPDQ
- a CDS encoding dihydrofolate reductase family protein, producing the protein MRKLVYSTSLSLDGYIDSAAGDPGWVVPDEELHRHFNDVERETDTLLYGRRMYELMAGYWPTADQDPSAPAVIVEYAQIWKPVPKLVFSSTLERVDWNSRLIRGDAVAEVARLKAQPGGGAIGVGGLLLASALASAGLIDEYRLYYVPIFLGSGKAAFSQIQNRVRLKPVETRTFSSGTVLLRCVPISA